tgatttgtaaaatatttttatttgtgtatatattttaagttgaaATACTTGCATTTTATCTTATGCATCTCAATAATTACCTTTATGTATATAGTAgttatgtatatgtaattaactTAAGGGATACTTACACTTTCCTAACTTgaggtttagtgtaattaattatacgtaaatatTATGTAGTTTGCttccatttaacaaataagttactcaattagttaaaatttatcgaatttattgatattaacaaaaatataaaaaaaatctatatttaaacacaattaacttattactgacttattgtaaattaaataaatttgtttatgatcaaattatccttagtaataagttaaataaattaacttgttACTGACTTCAcgtattaatacatataaagaGGTATgtcttcaccattataagggttGTTTAAtccgaaaaaaattaatttgagcaacaataaattagtaatacaTCAATTGGGGTTAaatcatcaattttcattcaatttttctattaatatcaacaaattcagtgaattttgactaaacgagagacttatttgttaaatagaaCCAAACCTCAAGAGTACTATATACATTTTCTCAAGCCACAGGAGGTCtaggtgtaattacatcaaacctcaACGGAgtggagtgtaattatcccttagcTTAATTAAGTATAGGGTAAATTTATCTTGACACATATTGAGATTAGGTGAAATatggataaattttaaattaatttgaaatcctttatccaaatatttcattcaaatccaaatccatgAATCCAAGAACACACCCTTATAGAGGTGGATGATGCCGTCGATGACTTCCAATCGCTCGCTTCAAACACAGAACCCCGTCTTTCTCTTGCCTTCCAAATTGCATTaggaaaaatgaatatcaTTTCTGAAAAGAATCCAACTTTATTACAAGTGCGAAATTCTGTAACCGGATACCATGCGTATATTTCTAGTGGACGTCGCCTTCCCTTGATTCGATAAGACGCATGCAGATTATGAGAAAGGTTAAGTGAATAATGATTCCCAGGCCCACCCAACATCACACTAATTAATATTCTCAACACTAAACCCTAAAATGAGGCTATAAATAGCCAAGAACAGAGGAGAGTAGAATCATGTGCATGtacaacaaacatatataggccatagaaagagagagatatTGCAGCAATGGCGCCCAAAATGCgaaatcaaaatgtaataattttgccCACAGAGGAAGACGTGGCGATGGGCTTAGCGCCCTACGTAGCCGGACTCTctgaaaaaaacatattagaAAAGGGTTCTTTCACCGTTGTTCTCTCCGGCGGAACCCTAATACAGACACTTAGGTATCTGctcatatacatacatatatatatatatagcgtTGATCGATATAGTTGTTTTTTGCATATGTGTTTTAATGTTGTAGGAAGCTGACTCAATCTCCGTACAAAGAAACTGTGAATTGGTCGAGATGGTTTATATTTTGGGTGGACGAGAGGGTGGTTCCTCTGGATAATCCTGATAGTAACTACCTTCTTGCATGGAACGGCTTTCTTTCCAAGGTAAGATCAGAATGATCAAGATTACATTTTAGACAAAAACATATTAGTTTTAATacactaattaatattaattagggCTAATTATAATTCTCTCTCATTAAGTGTTTTATAGCTACACATCGAACGTCGACGCTTGaaagattatatttagtattcttgaaatttgatttcgTCTAATTATCTTCGTATTCACAAACCAAACCAATATGAAAGAATATCGTGCATGTTGTGTTGGCTTTTAATTTCTCCATATCTAAAGGATAGCCAAAGACATTTGAAACATATTTGTCTATGTCGTTGGAAAacatacaatttaatttaatttaaattacatcaatacataaacttataaatatttcatttcatgatgtttcaaagtaatttttacttgggaactcattttattttaatcttttgcccctcaaaaaataacttaatagCACATTTACCCCAAAAATTGGGTAGTGATTCATTGGTCTGTACAGGTGCCAATCCCCAGTAGCAATATCTATCCCATCCACTACTGCCCCTCATCGGAAGTTGTGGCCAAAGATTACCAATTCCAGCTGCTGAAACTGGTGGAACGTAAGGTCCTCCCATTATCGCCCACCGGCTTCCCCCAGTTCGACCTCATGCTGCTGGGAATCGGCCCCGACGGCCACGTCGCCTCTCTTTTCCCCAACCGCCCCCAGCGCTACGACAAAACTGATTGGGTGACATACATTAACGACTCCCCGAAGCCACCGCCGAAGAGAATCACCTTCACTTTTCCGGTGATCAACTCCGCCAACAACATCGCGATGGTGGTGACGGACAAGGAGGAAGCTGACGCCGTCGCTATTACTCTGGAGAATATTCCGGTTAGGCCGCCGCTGCCTTGCTCTGAGGTGAAGGCGCAGGTGCTGTTGACCTGGTTTTTGGACAAGGATGCTGCCTCCAAACTTGCTCCTAAATGTAATAAGTAGATAGCTTCTAATGTTATATGTTGtcttaatataattagtgcTCATGATCCCAGATAGTATGTCAATAAAGGATCATGACCGTTGGTCGTCTTTTGCTGGTTCCTACTCACTTTGAACGTTGTCGTGTgatctataataaaataaaattgagcaTGTCATTGTCGTGCTATATGACATGCATGCTCATtcatgtataaaatataaatttgtaagaTCTTTCCATATTATATAGGGTTAGATATATTTCGCactattaaattatgtatatactttgttttatttacgtccttaaagtacaaaaaaaataataaaggcatttctaacaatataatttagtattgataaaataaaaatgccaTTTTCACTtacttctatatattttattttattttattttttaaatttattttattaaaatatttccctcaaactttttttagtgatttaaaattttaaaaataatatttataatttatattattttataaataatggaacacaaaaaattaatatttactagctcaatatatgtaaatatattttacaaaataaataaattatgttaaaagtacatgtaaatatgtgtcaatacataatgtatataatattaaagaaaagtatgttatataacttataattttttattctcaggCAGGGATAGGATAATTTTACAAGATAATGAATAACCGGCaacctttcataaaatttatatccaaatataataCTCCAAACTGCCCCTAAAAACGCCTTCAACACGGCTATGACCGGGGTCTTACCAGGAGCCATATATttagaacataatttttatgtcaaggccagttattattatccaacctataaatttgatgagtcCTAAGTATTCATGATGCCAAATTCATGCTAGTGTAATTAACAGTTAGGAATCAACACATGAATCGGTTAGCCTATAAGGCTATCCatgaacaataaaataagataataaataaaatacagaaattaaataaagcgAGTAAAACTTACAGTAGTCCTTATGTAGCaaacttcttttatttcaatatatagaTTTACAATGAGAAAAGATTGCTCAACACATGAgcagaagagaaagagagaaaacaaaaaagagagattTCTTCCAAGGTTCTAAGGTTCTGCCCTTAACACTCTAAACACCTGTATTTATAGGATACAAGGGATCCTATTCTACAAGGGTCTAGCCCTACAAACTACAGTAGAAACCGTGTATTACACAGTATAAGACCGATATTTCTGGAAAAAGTGCTACagttacaataataatatgcGAAGCAATGATCAAGTCCATTGCTGCAGtattaaacgaaaaaaaaggGATCCTGGGGCTGACTATTTCAGACCCCACGGATCTTGATATAGCAACGAGTGTCGTTTTCGACGACCTCTTCGATCGCTTTGAGACTCAGGCCAAGAGAAAAGCCCATTTAAATAGAGTCCTACTAAACATAGGAAATGAAAGAAGTCCGGTTTGGAGAGCATTCCTAAAAGACCTAAAAAGGTTTTTATAAGATAAGTCCGAGTGGGTTCAGTTGAAAATGGTATTGCAGGTCTATCAGATCAGTGGGCAACCATAGTTGACTTTTTTCGTGGTGTTGTTGACGTTGTTGAAAGCGAATTTTGGCCTCGCTtcaaatcttttcttttttcggtATGCCGCTCCGCGAGCAGAGcgaatgaacaaaaaaaatccaaccTAATATGAATATCCTTCGACCGTTATCTCCTCATCTTCCTATTTATAAGCCACAGCTTACTTCGATGTTTCCAATTTCCCATAGAATCTCCGGAGCTTTCTTAGCCACTatcgttttctttttttatcttctttgTCTGAAAATAGGTTTGATTTGCTTCACCTATGAGAATGTCtaccaatttttcttttattcatcAAAGCTCATCCTAATCTCCGTCGAGATTACTGCCTTAGCCCTGGCCTACCATATTTCTAATGGAGTTCGTCATTTATTGACGGATTTTTCTGGATTTGGACGGAAATAactgttcaaaatttttattgttttgaaatgaaaatttttcttttcttatgaaATGCTTATTAGCGTTGATTGCTCTCTTCTTTAAAGCTTATGCCGTAAAAGCTGACATCAGGCTATTGGCCTTTTATCTGCATCTTCCCGACCGGAAGGGGTTCGCTTTGTTTGGGATGAACTCGCAAAGACTCGACCCGGGTTCCCTCGTAGAGTGGCGTCTTTTATAAGACTCCACTTTCTCAGtggaactaaaaaaaaaagagtttgagCTCTTTTGGCTTACTTTTAGCCACGCGGGGCGGCTATCCGCATGTGTCCCAAAGCGACTCTCCTTTCTTTGACGTACGGTATAAGTTGAAGGCCAAGAATGAATGTGTAATGAGGGTGATGCCACATTCATTCTTGGTCTGGCTGCTGGTCTAGCGAGCCTTCCTAGCCGCCTAGAGTGCAGCCTACCTGCTGAAGACCGTAACGTAAGTAACTCAGTGCTCCATACAGGGGAAATGAAAGCAGAATTCGTTCGGATCCTCATCTCATCCTTTAACAtgttcaatctttttttagCGGTTTCCCCAGagatttttatcattaatgcAACCTTCATTTTGCTCATTCATGGAGTTGTATTTAGTACCTCTAAGAAATATGATTATCCGCCGTTAGTCAGTAATGTGGGTTGGCTTGGATTACTTAGTGTTGCGCGCCTAGGAGGGCAGCGCGCTTTGGGATGCGGAGGAGCTATTATCGTCCAGCTCCCTAACCTAATGCGGCACCGGGTTTGGACCGCAGGGAACCATAGCATGGGGGGACGTCTAATCCTTTTGCCGCCGCAAGGCTGGCTAATCGTACGCAGCAGGCTCGAAGACCCCTGGTTCTGGAAGGCACATGAGTCCGAACGCTATGTTGAATGTGCGACTGACACTACACTACGTAGGTACCTGTGCAGGTGAGGCGTCGGTCGGTCCTAGAAACGGCGGCAGCGGCGCGAGGAGTTAACGACCGGACGTGCTGCAACCTAGGGATCACCAGGCAGCTCTTTCGCTCTATAGGGATCGGGGGGGCATAGCACAATTCTTCTTGGAGGAGGGTTGTTTGCCCGGGTGACTGATCCTGCCATAATGTACTCCTACCTATACACCGGCAACCGAAGTCGAGCATACATACGACAATCTTCATGCGTGAATAGCCGGGAGGAAAGAAAGGGCGGTAGATGATAATGAGAAAAGGCACCGCGTCTGGACGGGCGGGCGGAATGGATGAGCGAAAGGTGTCATGCCATGTAGTGGGGAATATCCCGAGTCTCATGTAAGACAACTAAATACACCTCGAGGCCGAGGAACTGAGGGACCTTCTCGAGCACAGGATAGGTAATTGAAAGATAGAGCTAGCCTATTCGTTATGGGGAATCAATGCTCCGGACCGAATAGAGCTTACCTACGGCACCTGGCTTTCTCCGGTGCAATAGACTAATATGTCatcaatatatactattataaaagtactATAAGgagtaaaaatatcattcataatcTTCTGGAATTCAGAAGGAgcatttttcaaaccaaatggcataacattcCATTCATAATGTCCAATAGGAACATTAAATGCAGTTTTATATCTAtcagatttattaatttgtatttgccaatatcctgattttaagtcaaatttagaaaatactaaACTATCATAAAATCTATCAAGTAgatcttttttattaggaataGGATGTCTAATCCATTTTAATGCCTTATTAAgtggtttataatttataactaatctTGGAATACCTCTTTCAATTTCAGAATgtttattaacataaaaagcAGTACATGACCATGAAGATTGAGAAGGACTTATTAATCCTTTTTGTAAAAgggattcaatttcttttttgcataattCTAAGTATTCAGAATTCATTTGACAAGGTCTTGCCTTAGTAGGTATATTCTTTTCATCAAAAGAATCTTCATAAGGTAAAGAAACTATATGTTTCTTTCTACCCCAAAAAGCATTAGGATGATCATTACAAATTTccaaagaaaattgattttttaataaactaattttatcctgtaatttaggatttttcaATTGCTCTTCAATTGTTATaatgtttatttcttgttttaagaaattaatttgattctgttttgctttaatattatcataaatattatgcaacattttactaaatggttcaacaataaattcaagaaatatatcatcattctGGAAAGTTCCTATAATTCCTTTACtatcaatcttttttattggataaatattatgtaagaATGGAGTCCCAAGTATTACTTGGTTAGTTATATTCTTAGCAAGAATAAAACTTtgagaaatacatttattatcaATGCAGACAAAAGCTTTAGGAATTTTATACTGTATTTGGAGTTTATCACCTCCAGCATGCCATAAAGTATGACtagttttatgaaaatatctaGTTGGTATTAATCCTTCCTGAATAACATTCAAATCAGCACCACTATCAACAAGAGCTGTAAATGATtttgtataatgattatcaatcaaaagagatatttttatataccaTTTTTGGGATATAACCATTTCTATGGTTGATAAAAAGTTTTCAGAGAAAATACTATGCTCatctatttttagtttattatcattttgagATCTACTTTCTAatctagaaatattttctaagtCAGAAATTCTAGATTCCTgaatagtatttttatctttcaatattttaatttcttcttttagattatttatttctttatataaattttgaagagatatattatcttctttatattgatatttacttcTAAGTTGGTTCATTACCTCATTCATATTGTATGATCTCTTTGGGTTTATAATTGTTCCATTTAAGTCTTCTTCTGTATTATAAGAAGTAGAAGGACTGGATTCAGTATTAATCTCATCAATAATCTGCATTCTTAATTTCGGATCTTTAAttgcttttaataattcaaatatacaacacaaatacatgggtctggacttacgtttgggtcaggtttcgtggaattgtgaaaatgtttaaaatttagctgtaatgcatgatttttttaaataaagtttgtttctcattcatactaacttgtagttattactacgtttaataaattcaccacacaaatgcatgggtctagaccaacgtttgggtcaagtctcgtgaaattctgagaacgtttaaaatttagttgctttgcacgatttttttaaataaagtttgtttcccattcatagtaacttgtagttattactacgtttaaaaaattcaccacacaaataaATGGGTCTAAAcgaatgtttgggtcaagtctcatgaaattctgagaacgttcaaaatttagttgtttttgcacggtttattaaagaaagttttttccctttcatactaacatgtagatATTATTGCACTTAGCAAATCTaccagacaaatgcatgggtctgcACTTACGTGTGGGTCAAGTATCGTGGAAttgtgaaaatattcaaaaattagatgTATTGCAtgatctttttaaatatagtttgttccccattcatactaacttgtagttattactacgtttaataaattcaccacacaaatgcatgggtctagaccaacgtttgggtcaagtctcgtgaaattctgaaaacgttcaaaagttaattgttttgcacgagtttattaaagaaagtttgtttccctttcatactgacctgtagttaatattacacttagcaaatttaacagacaaatgcataggtctagacctatgtttgggccaagtttcgtggaattcttagaacgttcaaaatttagttgttttgcacgattttattaaataaagtttgtttccctttcatacaaacttgttgttattattacgcttaacaaatttaccacaatgAATACATAAGCATTCTATGTACCGTATTATAAATCTGTTTATTAGAATATCCATCTATGTTCCATTCATAAATCTTATTACCTGAATAACTAATATCTATTGTATCAGTATATTCTTCATGTAAAACATCCATAGGTGTTGGTCtattataatagaatttaCTTTGGATAGGTTTATCAGCCCAtttgttagtaattttattgatttggtttttaaaaacttgtttatgattagtattttctatcaattcatACTGTAATTCCTTATCAAGagtttttatacttaatttactgaatttttcttcaagcattttttctaattcatGTATTGgtcttattttgaaatcagATATAACTGGAGGAGGCTGAAAGCTAGGAGATGCTTCTTTTTCCTcagattttgtttctattatgACCGgttgtatattatttatagctttaataatcatttcaattttattatgaattgattgtatttgttctcctaaaatattaaggaataaatttgtataattttgttgttcaaacatattattaatatgctTACAGGTTACTGTAAGAGTGTctgtttctattaatttagaaaaggctgaaaaattataaatttttccattcttttcaatatgaaaagactGTTGTGGAGGGTAAAGACCTTGATAAACTTTCCCTGATTCTAGTCTataatttctttctataaCAGAAATATAGTTTTTGACATATGTATCAATAAACCATGTCGCAAAAGGAATTaaagcatttttttctttgcaagccttataaaattcatcttgaaaatataacatttcttGCTTATCAAAGCTTTGAAAAAACCATTCTCTGAATTGGCTATAACCTGCGTCTTTAAATTcttctgaaataatttttctggcTGGAGAGCCAGGGCTAAAATCTATAATggattttaaagaaaagtatgttatataacttataattttttattcaattacatgtcaacataataaaaataatcatatcattactaatttaaaaaatatagaatactatatttattatattatagatttgcatatttacaatatatatatgttc
This region of Sesamum indicum cultivar Zhongzhi No. 13 linkage group LG4, S_indicum_v1.0, whole genome shotgun sequence genomic DNA includes:
- the LOC105160297 gene encoding probable 6-phosphogluconolactonase 4, chloroplastic; translation: MAPKMRNQNVIILPTEEDVAMGLAPYVAGLSEKNILEKGSFTVVLSGGTLIQTLRKLTQSPYKETVNWSRWFIFWVDERVVPLDNPDSNYLLAWNGFLSKVPIPSSNIYPIHYCPSSEVVAKDYQFQLLKLVERKVLPLSPTGFPQFDLMLLGIGPDGHVASLFPNRPQRYDKTDWVTYINDSPKPPPKRITFTFPVINSANNIAMVVTDKEEADAVAITLENIPVRPPLPCSEVKAQVLLTWFLDKDAASKLAPKCNK